From a single Oncorhynchus nerka isolate Pitt River unplaced genomic scaffold, Oner_Uvic_2.0 unplaced_scaffold_7494, whole genome shotgun sequence genomic region:
- the LOC135566084 gene encoding cullin-associated NEDD8-dissociated protein 1-like gives MSWKVRRAAAKCLDAVVSTRHEMLPEFYRTVSPALIARFKEREENVKADVFHAYLSLLKQTRPAQSWLCDPDAMEQGETPLTMLQNQ, from the exons ATGAGCTGGAAGGTTCGCCGTGCGGCCGCCAAGTGTCTGGACGCTGTGGTCAGCACACGCCACGAGATGCTGCCGGAGTTCTACCGGACCGTGTCGCCCGCGCTCATCGCCCGCttcaag GAGCGGGAGGAGAACGTGAAGGCTGACGTGTTCCATGCCTACCTGTCGTTGCTGAAGCAGACACGTCCTGCTCAGAGCTGGCTGTGTGACCCAGATGCCATGGAACAGGGAGAGACTCCACTCACCATGCTGCAGAACCAG